GCTGCCTCGGCCTTCGCTGCATCTACTGCTGTCACCGAATCTACCACCCAAACTTCGGTTGTCTCGGTCACCGTTACTTCATGCGATTCCTCTGTCACTGACTGTCCATTTTCGAACAGCAGCGCGCCAGTCTCAACTTACGAGGGTGGTGCCCCAATTCATGGTTCTTTTtacgctgctggagctgccgCTCTTGCAGCAGGTGCTTTCCTTCTCTAAGGTTAACGGTTGCGATGCTAATTTGTTTATTGTTTAACCAGGAATCTGTTTGCGTTTCTTCCTTTTTTGCAGAGGTGGGCGGTTGACTCTACGTAATTAGCGCGTTAGACCTGATTAATTGTACCGGTTTTTTCCTCAAATTGTAATGTTGTTGATTGATATTAACAGTACTTGTTTGCACCTTCCGTGTTGATCGTATATGGCCGTGAGGCAACTGTGCGGCCGGTTTTCAGGGGAATAAATATACTCTGGCTACCTATC
This window of the Ogataea parapolymorpha DL-1 chromosome VII, whole genome shotgun sequence genome carries:
- a CDS encoding putative secreted protein gives rise to the protein MQFVTVFLMAASAFAASTAVTESTTQTSVVSVTVTSCDSSVTDCPFSNSSAPVSTYEGGAPIHGSFYAAGAAALAAGAFLL